A segment of the Vagococcus hydrophili genome:
CTTTTTTTATAATTTCTAAAACTAATTTTTCTGCCAATCCTTTACCTCTTTGACTCGGATCAACAAAAGTATGATTTACCTCAATAACATCATCCATTACTGTCTCCCAAGTAATTTCAGCCACCATTTTTCCATCTTCATTTAAATAAAATCGCCCATTTTCTTCTTGAAACATGCGTCCCACTCCTTTTCATTTATCTCTCTTTAACTATATACAATTCAGCTTCTTAAAACAATTCTCTTGCTTTTTTGTTTATTTAAAAGCATAATTTAGGTACACCTAAAAAGGAAGTGTCTTTATATGAATAAACACCAAAATTTACTTACTGATAAGCTTAATGGTTTAAGCTTACCCGAAATAAACAATACCGTTTCCGTCCCAAAAAATGCAAGTTTTTTAAGGAAATTACTCGCCTATTCTGGTCCAGGAGCTCTGGTTGCTGTTGGTTACATGGACCCAGGTAATTGGGTAACCTCCATTGCTGGTGGGGCGCAATACGGGTATTTACTCTTATCTGTTATCTTAATTTCTAATATCATTGCCATGATGCTACAGTACATGTCAGCGAAATTAGGTATTGTCACAGGAATGGATTTAGCCCAAGCAACACGCGTTCACACAA
Coding sequences within it:
- a CDS encoding GNAT family N-acetyltransferase, which produces MFQEENGRFYLNEDGKMVAEITWETVMDDVIEVNHTFVDPSQRGKGLAEKLVLEIIKKARNENIKIIPTCSYVVKYFETHLEYQDLLKK